The following is a genomic window from Parabacteroides johnsonii DSM 18315.
CCGGACTCGTGCTGGCTCTGACACATGTATACTCAGCCTATCCGGCAGTAAAAGAGGCGAAAGCCCGTATCGCGAAAGGTGAACTCGGGAAATTGCGCCGCGTCTATGTGGAATATACGCAAGGATGGCTTTCTGAACGTATCGAATTATTAGGAGGCAACAATGCCGGATGGCGTACGGACCCGAAGCGCTCGGGCAAAGCCGGCTGCGTAGGTGACATCGGAACACATGCCTGGCATTTAAGTGAATATATAACTGGACTTAAAGTCAAAGAACTATGTGCCGACCTGAAGGCATTCGTTCCCGGACGTCCTATCGATGATGACGGGGCAGCATTCCTCCGTTACGAAAACGATGTGACAGGCGTCTTGACCGCAACACAGATCGGAACCGGTGAAGCCAATAATATCCGCATCCGTATCTATGGTGAAAAAGGCGGATTGGAATGGCGTCAGATGGAACCGAACACGCTGACTTTGAGGTGGAGAGATCGTCCTACTGAAATATTAGATATCGGCAACAACGGTTATCTGACCCCTGAAGCCCTGTGGAATACCCGAACTCCGGCAGGACACCCGGAAGGTTTTATCGAAGCTTTTGCCAATATCTACCGCAATTTCTCGCTTACCGTCAGAGCTATCAAAAACGGTGAATCCCCCAGCGGTGATTGCTTGGATTTCCCAACAGTATACGATGGTGTAAGAGGCATGCAATTCATTGAAACAATGGTTGAAGCCGGATATAACGATAATGTAAAATGGCAAAAATGGATTAATTAAGATCCTAAAAAACCGTAAATAAATAACATCTTATGAAACTAAACGTACTTGCTTGCTGCCTGTCCCTGCTCGGGACAGCAGCTTTCGCTCAAAAAAATGAGTGGAGAGACCCTAACGTAAACGAGATCAACAGGGCCCCTATGCACACCAACTATTTCGCATACGAAGACGAAAACAGTGCATTGAAAGGATGTAAGGAATCATCCGAAAATTTTATGACCTTGAATGGCAACTGGAAATTCTTCTGGGTAAAAAATGCAGATATGCGCCCGACAGATTTTTATCAGGTGAATTTCAACGATAAGGGATGGGATGATTTGAAAGTGCCCGGCTTGTGGGAACTGAATGGTTATGGCGATCCGATCTAT
Proteins encoded in this region:
- a CDS encoding Gfo/Idh/MocA family protein, which produces MKNRKLRMGMVGGGSDAFIGAIHRRAAFMDNQIELVCGCFSVDPEISKSSGLSYFLPEDRIYSTYQEMFEHEMTLPEGERMDFVTIVTPNRWHFEPAMMALERGFHVVVDKPMTFSLEEAKQLQKKVEETGLVLALTHVYSAYPAVKEAKARIAKGELGKLRRVYVEYTQGWLSERIELLGGNNAGWRTDPKRSGKAGCVGDIGTHAWHLSEYITGLKVKELCADLKAFVPGRPIDDDGAAFLRYENDVTGVLTATQIGTGEANNIRIRIYGEKGGLEWRQMEPNTLTLRWRDRPTEILDIGNNGYLTPEALWNTRTPAGHPEGFIEAFANIYRNFSLTVRAIKNGESPSGDCLDFPTVYDGVRGMQFIETMVEAGYNDNVKWQKWIN